TCTTGGTTTTGCTAgctttttattgttaatttcacAGTTGGAAAAATAGTTTTGTTGTTCAGGTTCTTCCTATGAATGATACTctgatttttttccccttcacAAAATTCATCTGTTCTGAACTGTCCTTTTGCAGGAAATTTGGGTAATACTTTACAGGAGACAAAGCAGACAAATTGGATCATCATATAGTTCAGATATGCCTTGGTTGAGTCCTTCAGTTGATATTTGTTGTAGGGTTGTGCGTTTGAATTTGTATTGCAGGGTTATTCTCTAAATTCTTACTCCATTCGTTGAACCCTAATTCCTGTATCTATTGGTTCTTGTTCCTCATTCAACCATCCATGGGATCCAATCACTTTTTTGTCTCTTATTGTGATCAGTATAGGATTATCTAGAAAAGCTAAgtcatttttaattcaaatttaaaatctctTTCTTAGTTAACGTTGTATGTCTTGTACCGTTCAATTATAAGTTAGATCTATTGTCGACTGTTAAATCTTGCTTTGTCCTTTTCTCTCGCATCTTTGGATACTTGTCTTTTCCAGTATTTAGATAATCTGAGTGGTTTGTACAAAGGGTGGTTTGTACAAAGGGTGTAAAGAAGTTATGGTGTGCCAAGCAGCCAGTCAAACAAGATTTCGAGCATTGAAATATGAGAACGGGAGTGCTGGAAAACCAACCATTATAGTTAGAGTGATAGCATGCTTTAAACCTATGGAGGATTGCCAGGTTAGTGCTATACTTGTTTGctaattcataatataatttcatgcaTGCATTTTTTTGTGGATTCTTTTTATAAACTGGTTATGAAATGTTTATTTACATATTGCTCATATGAAATCAGTGAATAATATCACGTTTGTGTTGCACTTTTTCAGGCTCAATATTTCCGTCAATTGCTTAAACCTGTCACGTAGATTGATTGCACCTCTGTCTTATAGTATCAAGCTGGAAATCTTAGTTTTtccccttttatttttgttcctGAAAGAAGTATCAAGTAATTGACTTTTGCGAATATTTGCACAAGCAATCTCAAGGTATGTTTCAAATCATTAGTTGGCACtgctaaaatttttctttcatttacttttccatttccttttatttatttggccGTGCTATGTTTTTGTTAGTTACAGGGATTATTTTGATTGGATGGTTAAGGCCCACGAATCTTGGATTTATCGTCAGCATTCTGCTTGGCAGTTGCCTGATTTGAATTGCATGAGAACTTCCCTAGATCCCAGGCAACCAGAGTGTTTGCCTTCACTGATTGCTCCTGAAAATTACATGTTTTCTGCAAATGCAGCATTACCAGGGTATGTGTCTCCTGGATTTGCGAACTTGAAGACAGAACAAATAAATGGAGCTCACAAGGCGCTTCAAATTTTGCCACCCCGGTTCCAGAATTTGGTTCCCAGTCCATACCCATACCTTAATGAAATACAGCCTGCATTTCCTTGTGGGTTCAGCGAACAGGCCGCACCTAATGAGAAACTTGGGTCTCTTCAGAAGGGTCTCTTAGTTTTTGATCAATCAGGGAATCAAACACAGTTAGTTTATAGCTCTGTTTGCCCTTCTGTCTTGAATACACCAGCTACCCTTAAGAAAGAAGTTTCTGTAAATGGTTTTCTTCAAGATAAGGCAATTAAAAGAGACCAGTTTACTTCGGTTAAGCCTTTACTCCATGAAGAATTTGATGAGAATCACATTAGTGGTAAAGAATGCGAGATGCATGAAGACACTGAAGAAATCAATGCCTTACTTTACTcggatggtgatgatgattatAGTAATGGTGATGACAGCGAAGATGATGAAGTAAAGAGCACTGATCACTCCCCAGTTGCAATTGAGGGAAAATATGAGAAGCATGATTTAACTCTGGAAATATCTGAAGAAGTTGCTAGCTCTGATGGTCCAAACAAAAGGCAGAAATTGCTCAATGGTGGATACAATAAATCATCACAAACTGACACAGCTTGTTCAGTACAATTGGAAGGGTCCCATGAGTGTGACAATGATGCAGAATCAGGCTATGCCAATGGCCAGACGCAAAAGGAGGAAGTAGATTTCATTTTGGGTAACATGCAGTCAAGAAAGGATAAGATTCACACGGCTTTGAGAATTCTGCAGGGCATAATTCCTGGTGCTAATGGAAAGGACCCATTATCGCTTCTCGATGAAGCTATAGACTACTTACAGTCTTTAAAGCTGAAAGCTGTGGCTCTTGGAGTGTAGCCACGTTTGAGTTGTGCTCCCTTCTTTGTTTGAGTTGTGCTCCCTTCTTTACATAGTATTAGCTAGCAGCAGCAGCCGCAGTAGTGGATTGGTGAAAGGGGTCTAAAGAAGGGTGGAAGGTGTTAACCCAAAATTTCTTGGCCTAAATGATTGATGAATTTGAAACCACTGCATTAGCTTTGGTTATGTGGGGTatgtattttcatttctttctccGGCAAGAAGAGCTGTATATAATGGGCTAATAAAGTaaggaaaggaaagaagtaatGGGATTGATGTCGCTGTTTGCTTGCTAGGATTGGAGAAAAGTAATGGGGATTAGTTTGTTGACCAGAAATGATATCATATTAGCTTTTGAGTGAGATTTATTAAAGAAAGTCACAAAGATTTGAAACGCATGGATGGTTGATAGTGGTGGTATGAGTTGTAAAATGAAGACAAAGCACCTTCTTTTAGGAGATGTGTCTTGAGAACCTCCAT
This window of the Citrus sinensis cultivar Valencia sweet orange chromosome 8, DVS_A1.0, whole genome shotgun sequence genome carries:
- the LOC102621656 gene encoding transcription factor bHLH143 produces the protein MVKAHESWIYRQHSAWQLPDLNCMRTSLDPRQPECLPSLIAPENYMFSANAALPGYVSPGFANLKTEQINGAHKALQILPPRFQNLVPSPYPYLNEIQPAFPCGFSEQAAPNEKLGSLQKGLLVFDQSGNQTQLVYSSVCPSVLNTPATLKKEVSVNGFLQDKAIKRDQFTSVKPLLHEEFDENHISGKECEMHEDTEEINALLYSDGDDDYSNGDDSEDDEVKSTDHSPVAIEGKYEKHDLTLEISEEVASSDGPNKRQKLLNGGYNKSSQTDTACSVQLEGSHECDNDAESGYANGQTQKEEVDFILGNMQSRKDKIHTALRILQGIIPGANGKDPLSLLDEAIDYLQSLKLKAVALGV